The Gigantopelta aegis isolate Gae_Host unplaced genomic scaffold, Gae_host_genome ctg2996_pilon_pilon, whole genome shotgun sequence genome includes a window with the following:
- the LOC121391832 gene encoding MAGUK p55 subfamily member 6-like translates to MERDIQANKFLEYGESKGHLYGLSVKAVNRVIENNKVPVLDLHPQALKVIGSSGLMPYIIYIASPRLDRLQMTRRITSEKLKKKLHTSVSAKGLNKEVCPFTESELLQLYHASQEIQAEYGHYFDWMIVNDDLQVASDLLIEVARRIEEEPQWIPASWVEEV, encoded by the exons ATGGAGCGTGACATTCAAGCTAACAAATTTTTAGAGTATGGAGAAAGTAAAGGTCATCTTTATGGACTCTCTGTTAAGGCTGTTAATAGAGTAATTGAAAATAACAAAGTCCCAGTGTTAGACCTTCATCCTCAG GCCCTCAAAGTGATTGGTTCTTCAGGCCTAATGCcctatattatttatattgcatCACCTCGACTTGATAGACTGCAAATGACTAGACGTATAACATCTGAAAAACTCAAGAAGAAACTTCACACATCAGTTTCTGCTAAAGGATTGAATAAAGAAGTTTGTCCATTTACT GAATCTGAACTACTTCAGCTTTATCATGCTAGTCAAGAGATTCAAGCTGAGTATGGTCATTACTTTGATTGGATGATAGTCAATGATGACTTACAAGTTGCTTCAGACTTGTTAATAGAAGTAGCAAGGAGAATAGAGGAAGAACCTCAATGGATTCCTGCTAGTTGGGTAGAAGAAGTGTAA